The following proteins are co-located in the Trichormus variabilis 0441 genome:
- a CDS encoding CobW family GTP-binding protein, giving the protein MNTLTAETTSIIPEIPKRGMPVTIITGFLGSGKTTLLNQILKNKHDLKVAVLVNEFGDINIDSQLLVSVDQDMLELSNGCICCTINDGLVDAVYRVLEREERIDYLVIETTGVADPLPIILTFLGTELRDLTNLDSILTVVDAEAFEPTHFESEVALKQLTYADIILLNKTDLATAEKIQALEDYIQTVKDSARILHTKYGEVALPLILGVGLTSKDDYTTDDAEAPHEHNHEHHSQDHDHHEHHHLHEHHSHHLDNDGFVAVSFQSDRPFDIHKFENFLTEQMPQNVFRAKGILWFSDSELRHIFQLSGPRYNLHADEWHTLPKNQLVFIGRKLETQQIYTQLNNCLI; this is encoded by the coding sequence ATGAATACACTAACCGCAGAAACAACCAGCATAATTCCTGAAATTCCCAAACGAGGAATGCCAGTTACAATCATTACTGGCTTTTTAGGTAGTGGTAAAACAACTCTACTCAATCAAATTCTTAAAAATAAGCATGACTTAAAAGTAGCTGTTCTTGTCAATGAGTTCGGCGATATTAATATTGATAGCCAGTTATTAGTGTCTGTAGACCAAGATATGCTCGAACTAAGCAATGGTTGTATATGCTGCACTATCAATGATGGTCTAGTTGATGCTGTTTATCGGGTTTTGGAACGAGAAGAACGTATTGATTATTTAGTTATTGAAACTACTGGCGTTGCTGACCCATTACCCATTATTTTAACATTTTTAGGTACAGAGCTTAGGGATTTGACAAACCTTGATTCAATTTTGACGGTTGTAGATGCGGAAGCTTTTGAACCAACTCATTTCGAGAGCGAAGTTGCTTTAAAACAACTTACTTATGCAGATATTATCCTCCTGAACAAAACAGACTTGGCTACTGCGGAAAAAATTCAAGCATTAGAAGACTATATCCAAACTGTCAAAGATAGTGCAAGAATCCTACATACCAAATATGGTGAGGTAGCTTTACCCTTAATTTTAGGTGTTGGCTTAACCTCAAAAGATGACTATACAACTGATGATGCAGAAGCTCCTCATGAACATAATCATGAGCATCATAGCCAAGACCATGACCATCATGAGCATCACCATCTTCATGAACACCACTCCCATCATTTAGATAATGATGGATTTGTTGCGGTATCTTTTCAGTCTGATAGACCGTTTGATATTCATAAATTTGAGAATTTTCTCACAGAACAAATGCCCCAGAATGTGTTCCGAGCTAAGGGTATTTTGTGGTTTAGTGATAGTGAGTTACGCCATATATTTCAACTGAGTGGGCCTCGTTATAACTTACACGCCGATGAATGGCATACTTTACCAAAGAACCAATTAGTTTTTATTGGTAGAAAATTGGAGACTCAGCAAATTTATACACAACTTAACAATTGTTTGATATGA
- the folE gene encoding GTP cyclohydrolase I FolE has translation MTLSIRPDTVSAAQMVSSLSTQQTPTVTEAEMVQAVRTLLIGLGENPDREGLLDTPKRVVKALQFLTKGYNESLDELLNGAVFTEDANEMVLIRDIDIFSSCEHHILPIIGRAHVAYIPNGKVIGLSKIARVCEMYARRLQVQERLTLQIADALQGLLKPQGVAVVVEATHMCMVMRGVQKPGSWTVTSAMRGVFAEDARTREEFMNLVRHNANFH, from the coding sequence ATGACTTTATCGATTCGTCCCGATACAGTTTCTGCTGCTCAGATGGTATCTTCTTTATCTACTCAGCAAACACCAACTGTCACAGAAGCAGAAATGGTACAGGCTGTGCGTACTTTACTAATTGGATTAGGAGAAAATCCTGACCGTGAAGGGTTGCTAGATACTCCTAAGCGAGTGGTAAAAGCTTTGCAGTTTTTGACTAAGGGATACAATGAATCCTTAGATGAACTGTTAAATGGTGCAGTATTTACAGAAGATGCCAATGAAATGGTATTGATTCGGGATATCGACATTTTCAGTTCTTGTGAACATCATATTTTGCCAATTATTGGTCGCGCTCATGTTGCCTATATTCCCAATGGTAAGGTGATAGGATTATCTAAAATTGCGCGAGTTTGTGAGATGTACGCTCGACGTTTACAAGTACAGGAACGTCTGACGCTACAAATTGCTGATGCACTGCAAGGTTTACTCAAACCTCAAGGGGTAGCAGTGGTAGTAGAAGCAACTCATATGTGCATGGTGATGCGTGGTGTACAAAAGCCTGGTTCTTGGACTGTAACTAGTGCAATGCGTGGTGTATTTGCGGAAGATGCTCGCACTCGTGAAGAGTTTATGAATTTAGTACGACATAATGCTAATTTTCACTAA
- the hemB gene encoding porphobilinogen synthase has product MSVENPSTAKPLNLLQRPRRLRRTVTLRRMVRETTLTVDDLIYPMFVMEGEGQKVEIASMPGCYRYSLDLLLKEIAEVSQLGIKAIALFPVISENKKDDIGAESYNPDGLVQQTVKAIKQAVPDIVIITDVALDPFTTHGHDGLVAENGTILNDPTVEVLVKMALSQAAAGTDFVAPSDMMDGRIGAIRQALDAEGYVHVGILAYSAKYASAYYGPFRDALDSAPKFGDKKTYQMDAANAREAIKEVELDIAEGADIVMVKPALAYLDIIYQVRQATQLPVAAYNVSGEYAMIKAAAQMGWIDEKQVILESLTSMKRAGADLILTYFAREVALMLL; this is encoded by the coding sequence ATGTCAGTTGAAAATCCATCTACCGCCAAACCATTGAACCTGCTTCAACGCCCCCGTCGGTTGCGTCGGACTGTAACACTGAGGCGGATGGTGCGGGAAACTACCCTGACAGTGGATGATTTGATTTATCCGATGTTTGTCATGGAAGGAGAGGGGCAAAAAGTAGAAATTGCTTCTATGCCTGGATGTTATCGTTACTCCCTAGATTTGTTGCTCAAAGAGATAGCCGAAGTATCACAGCTAGGAATTAAGGCGATCGCACTTTTCCCTGTCATCTCCGAAAATAAAAAAGATGATATCGGTGCAGAAAGTTACAATCCAGATGGGTTAGTACAGCAAACAGTCAAAGCCATTAAACAAGCAGTTCCCGACATTGTTATTATCACCGACGTAGCCCTTGACCCCTTCACCACACATGGACATGATGGTTTAGTTGCTGAAAACGGCACAATCTTAAATGACCCCACTGTGGAAGTGTTAGTGAAAATGGCACTTTCCCAAGCCGCCGCCGGTACAGATTTTGTCGCCCCTTCCGACATGATGGATGGCAGAATTGGCGCAATCCGTCAAGCCTTAGATGCAGAAGGCTACGTTCATGTAGGAATTTTGGCATACTCCGCTAAATACGCCTCTGCCTATTACGGCCCCTTTCGAGATGCGTTAGATTCTGCCCCCAAATTTGGCGACAAAAAGACTTATCAAATGGACGCAGCCAACGCTAGAGAAGCAATTAAAGAAGTAGAACTAGATATTGCCGAAGGTGCAGATATTGTTATGGTAAAACCTGCCCTGGCATATCTAGATATCATTTATCAAGTCCGTCAAGCCACCCAGTTACCAGTTGCAGCCTACAACGTCAGTGGCGAATATGCCATGATCAAAGCTGCGGCTCAAATGGGTTGGATTGATGAAAAACAAGTGATTTTGGAATCTTTAACCAGCATGAAACGCGCCGGCGCAGATTTAATTCTCACCTACTTTGCCAGAGAAGTAGCACTGATGTTGCTTTAA
- a CDS encoding NYN domain-containing protein, whose amino-acid sequence MTNSSFTKGKNSYHHQAEEPHLPTKIQIKNGSKHEVSRQREPRNDVSITNDLNRGRVAIFIDGANLFQAALQLGIEIDYLKLLCRLTAGSRLLRAFFYTGVDMSRPTPTRQRTNDKQQGFLFWMRRNGYRVVTKELQVTDNNKKPNLNVEIAVDMITLAPHYDTAVLVSGDGDLAYAVNAVSSTGVRVEVVSLRTMTNDCLIDVADYFIDLDSIKQYIQKDSHLGYGYRTLSNSNL is encoded by the coding sequence ATGACTAACTCCAGTTTTACGAAAGGAAAAAATTCATATCACCACCAAGCGGAAGAACCGCATTTACCGACCAAAATACAGATAAAAAATGGTAGCAAACATGAAGTTTCTAGGCAGCGAGAACCTAGAAATGATGTATCTATTACTAATGACTTAAATCGGGGTCGAGTAGCTATTTTCATCGATGGTGCTAATCTATTTCAAGCCGCTTTACAACTTGGTATCGAAATCGATTACCTCAAATTACTTTGCCGTTTAACTGCGGGTTCTAGATTATTACGGGCATTTTTCTACACCGGAGTTGATATGTCTCGACCAACTCCTACACGTCAACGCACCAATGATAAGCAACAAGGTTTTCTATTTTGGATGCGCCGTAACGGTTATCGTGTTGTCACCAAAGAACTCCAAGTTACAGATAACAACAAAAAACCAAATTTGAACGTAGAAATTGCTGTAGACATGATCACCTTAGCACCTCATTATGATACAGCTGTCTTGGTGAGTGGTGATGGTGATTTAGCATACGCAGTCAACGCAGTCAGCAGCACCGGAGTTCGTGTAGAAGTCGTCAGTTTACGAACCATGACTAACGACTGTTTAATTGATGTCGCCGACTACTTTATTGACCTCGATAGCATTAAACAATATATCCAAAAGGATTCCCATCTAGGATATGGCTATCGGACGCTATCTAATTCTAATCTTTAA
- a CDS encoding response regulator transcription factor, producing the protein MDILIVEDESEIAQLIQHSLEKEGFSCRTSRDGINALRMFQEQPPDLIILDLMIPGLDGLEVCARIRQKPGAKDPYILMLTAKGEEIDRVIGLSTGADDYMVKPFSPRELVARVRALLRRSLRQGGQNQVSRTQHFIVDVDQRTASRQIDAHQAEALDLTTLEFNLLSTFVSNPGRVWNRTQLIDKLWGDNFFGDERVVDTHVARLRKKIEPDPTNPSFIKTVVGVGYKFEDSPVISA; encoded by the coding sequence ATGGACATTCTAATTGTTGAGGATGAATCAGAAATTGCTCAGTTAATTCAACATTCCTTAGAAAAAGAGGGCTTTTCCTGTCGGACTAGCCGCGATGGAATCAATGCTTTACGAATGTTCCAAGAACAACCACCAGATTTAATCATCCTAGACCTGATGATTCCAGGGTTAGATGGGTTGGAAGTTTGCGCGAGAATTCGCCAGAAACCTGGGGCAAAAGACCCATATATACTAATGCTTACAGCTAAAGGTGAGGAAATAGACCGGGTAATTGGCTTGTCTACGGGTGCTGATGACTATATGGTCAAACCCTTCAGCCCTAGAGAGTTGGTAGCGCGAGTGCGGGCGCTTCTAAGGCGCAGTCTACGTCAAGGGGGACAAAATCAGGTAAGTCGAACTCAACACTTTATAGTAGATGTAGACCAACGGACTGCTAGTCGTCAAATAGATGCCCATCAAGCAGAAGCTTTAGATTTAACTACTCTAGAATTTAATTTATTAAGCACTTTTGTCAGCAATCCTGGGCGGGTGTGGAACCGAACCCAACTAATTGACAAATTGTGGGGAGATAATTTTTTTGGTGATGAGCGTGTTGTGGATACTCATGTAGCTAGGCTCAGAAAAAAAATTGAGCCTGATCCCACTAATCCCAGTTTTATTAAAACTGTCGTCGGAGTTGGTTATAAATTTGAAGACTCTCCCGTAATTTCAGCATGA
- a CDS encoding sensor histidine kinase — protein MINKGWRWTKSLPLASRLFVSHLVVMIVGLISLVIISRVSSPRFFVLHLERLESEGVNLINVRADLVQGFEIAWRSSTIWSVLVGSTAAGGLSYWVSKRIMQRLTEMEQITQQFAAGHLQARLPLSDIPELNRLGTSFNRMAASLEGVEARRRELIGDMTHELRTPLTVVRGYLEELADGEIEPSPEVYRRLAKETKRLERLVNDLQELSKAEAGYLPIRIQSVNLYPLLESLVERFSDQLLEDGPVLLAEFTPQIPLVLADIDRTEQILVNLLGNAIRYTVKGSITIRTWAENRQLWIAVIDTGIGIASEDIPHVFERFWRADQSRDRHSGGTGIGLTITKHLVELQGGEIHLDSELGIGSTFRFCLPLA, from the coding sequence ATGATCAACAAAGGTTGGCGTTGGACAAAATCCCTACCTTTAGCATCTCGCTTGTTTGTCTCCCATTTAGTGGTGATGATAGTGGGATTAATTAGTCTGGTGATTATCAGTAGAGTTTCGTCACCGCGCTTTTTTGTCCTGCACCTAGAAAGATTGGAAAGTGAAGGGGTAAATTTAATCAATGTTCGTGCAGATTTAGTCCAAGGGTTCGAGATTGCTTGGCGCAGTAGCACTATTTGGTCAGTTTTAGTCGGTAGCACGGCTGCGGGAGGCTTGAGTTACTGGGTTTCTAAACGGATTATGCAGCGATTAACTGAGATGGAACAAATCACTCAACAGTTTGCTGCTGGTCATCTACAAGCGCGACTACCTTTGTCTGACATCCCCGAACTCAATCGCTTGGGTACGAGTTTTAACCGCATGGCTGCAAGTTTGGAAGGGGTGGAAGCACGCCGACGGGAACTCATAGGAGATATGACTCATGAACTACGCACACCGTTAACAGTTGTGCGTGGTTATTTAGAAGAACTCGCCGATGGTGAAATTGAACCGTCCCCAGAGGTTTATCGGCGCTTGGCGAAAGAGACTAAACGTTTAGAACGATTGGTCAATGATTTACAAGAATTATCGAAGGCAGAAGCTGGTTATTTACCGATTAGAATACAGTCAGTAAATCTATATCCTTTATTAGAGTCTTTAGTAGAAAGATTTAGTGATCAATTGTTGGAGGATGGGCCAGTATTACTTGCAGAATTTACACCCCAAATCCCCCTTGTACTAGCAGATATCGATCGCACAGAACAAATATTAGTCAACTTGCTAGGTAACGCCATCCGTTATACCGTCAAAGGCTCAATTACCATCCGTACATGGGCTGAAAACAGGCAACTCTGGATTGCCGTGATTGATACAGGGATTGGTATTGCCTCAGAGGATATACCTCATGTATTTGAGCGCTTTTGGCGAGCTGATCAATCACGCGATCGCCATTCCGGTGGCACAGGTATTGGCTTAACTATCACTAAACACCTAGTAGAACTACAAGGTGGCGAAATTCACTTAGATAGTGAACTTGGTATTGGCAGCACTTTCCGATTTTGTTTGCCTCTAGCATAA
- a CDS encoding HupE/UreJ family protein, which produces MLTTSIPTAVRKLQHRHLGAIAALILISLLSSVSGLSLQYQITNSWDGFLWGVADPVLHLDSLARILGIGLISTGIVHGSFVTMSFVLASVLGGLTHLSTFHLPGAEIAIAIFTIGFGAILVMPHKPNWLVVVILGAIAGLLQGYVSGQVTDGIDFISLLTYTAGFGLTQYAIATSTRRLVKDSLYTIVRFVGFAFMAIGFVFCGNLLNFLGTANF; this is translated from the coding sequence ATGTTAACTACATCCATACCTACTGCTGTCAGGAAGTTACAGCATCGTCACCTGGGAGCGATCGCCGCTTTGATACTAATTAGTTTGTTAAGCTCTGTAAGTGGATTATCTCTGCAATATCAGATAACCAATAGCTGGGATGGTTTTTTATGGGGTGTGGCTGATCCGGTGCTGCACCTCGACAGTTTAGCCAGGATATTAGGCATTGGTTTAATCTCAACAGGCATTGTTCATGGTTCATTCGTCACCATGTCTTTTGTCTTAGCATCTGTACTGGGCGGACTTACACATTTATCGACGTTCCATTTACCAGGTGCAGAGATAGCGATCGCTATTTTTACTATTGGCTTTGGTGCTATCTTAGTGATGCCCCATAAACCTAACTGGCTGGTTGTAGTGATCTTAGGTGCGATCGCTGGTTTGTTGCAAGGCTACGTTTCTGGACAAGTTACCGACGGGATTGATTTCATCTCCTTGCTTACCTACACCGCAGGCTTCGGTTTAACTCAGTATGCAATCGCCACTAGTACCAGACGACTGGTTAAGGATAGCTTATACACAATCGTCCGTTTTGTAGGTTTTGCTTTTATGGCGATCGGTTTTGTATTCTGCGGTAACTTACTCAATTTCTTAGGTACTGCTAATTTTTGA
- a CDS encoding DEAD/DEAH box helicase, protein MSFSHLGLSNEIIRAVTELGYTKPTPIQMQSIPAVLSGRDLLAGAQTGTGKTASFTLPLLHLLSQDSLKSASSPSSPIRALILTPTRELAAQVESSVRDYGKYLNLNSMVMFGGVSINPQKQRLKGRVDILVATPGRLLDHVQQGTVNLSQIEILVLDEADRMLDMGFIRDIRRILSLLPKQRQNLLFFATFSDKIKELAAGLLNRPQMIEVARRNVTADTVTQKVYKIERDRKRDLLAHLIRKDNWYQVLVFTRTKYGADRLVKQLGHERIQALAIHGNKSQSARTHALAKFKNGSLQVLVATDIAARGLDISELPYVVNFDLPYVPEDYVHRIGRTGRAGASGEAVSLVSADEYHLLADIEKLIEKRLPFELVAGIGANSQTKPEPSQDERKQKPKDSKHQPRSAAQAVPKKSGKKRLTNSGKR, encoded by the coding sequence ATGTCTTTTTCTCATCTCGGCTTGTCCAATGAAATTATTCGTGCTGTTACTGAGTTGGGGTACACCAAACCTACACCAATCCAGATGCAGTCCATTCCTGCTGTCTTGTCGGGACGTGACTTGCTAGCTGGCGCTCAAACTGGAACTGGGAAAACTGCCAGCTTTACCCTCCCACTGCTACATTTATTATCCCAAGATAGTCTTAAAAGCGCCTCCAGTCCTTCCTCCCCCATTCGGGCGCTGATTCTCACCCCGACTCGTGAACTTGCCGCACAGGTGGAATCAAGCGTACGTGACTACGGCAAGTACTTGAACCTCAACTCAATGGTGATGTTTGGTGGAGTCAGTATTAATCCCCAAAAACAGCGTTTAAAGGGTCGCGTGGATATTTTGGTTGCTACCCCAGGGCGACTCCTAGACCATGTGCAGCAGGGAACGGTAAACCTTTCACAGATTGAGATTCTCGTGCTGGATGAAGCCGACCGGATGTTAGATATGGGCTTTATTCGTGATATCCGTCGTATCCTCTCTTTGCTGCCCAAACAGCGACAAAATTTGCTATTCTTCGCTACATTCTCAGACAAAATCAAGGAACTAGCCGCCGGTCTGCTAAATCGCCCACAAATGATTGAAGTAGCACGCCGTAACGTTACCGCCGATACGGTGACACAAAAAGTCTACAAAATAGAGCGCGACAGGAAACGAGATTTACTTGCTCACCTGATTCGGAAAGATAATTGGTATCAAGTACTAGTATTTACTCGCACCAAGTATGGTGCTGACCGCCTGGTGAAACAATTGGGACATGAGCGCATTCAAGCTCTAGCTATCCACGGCAATAAGAGCCAGTCGGCACGTACCCACGCTCTGGCAAAGTTCAAAAATGGTAGTTTACAAGTTTTAGTGGCAACTGATATCGCCGCGCGGGGGCTGGACATCAGCGAATTGCCTTATGTGGTCAATTTCGATTTGCCCTATGTACCAGAAGATTATGTTCATCGCATTGGTCGCACTGGTCGTGCTGGTGCATCAGGTGAGGCTGTATCTTTGGTGAGCGCCGATGAATATCATTTGTTGGCAGATATTGAAAAACTGATTGAAAAACGATTGCCTTTTGAATTGGTAGCGGGTATTGGAGCTAATTCCCAAACTAAACCAGAACCAAGCCAGGATGAACGCAAGCAAAAACCCAAAGATAGTAAGCATCAGCCTCGCTCTGCTGCTCAAGCTGTGCCAAAGAAATCAGGGAAAAAACGTTTAACTAATTCTGGGAAAAGGTAA
- a CDS encoding sugar transferase, with protein sequence MYQTQLQSVLQGTTYKDWAFGLMPHPSVQSKFKRCLDILGSLVGLGILAIAFLPIAIAIKLDSPGPIFFSQERYGFRGRPFQIWKFRSMVNDAERLKTLVDNEADGLIFKNKNDFRVTKVGRLLRSTSLDELPQFWNVLMGDMSLVGTRPPTADEVAKYSDRHWQRLNVKPGLTGEWQVNGRSHVKDFEQIVDLDLQYQNNWHPLYDLLLIGKTIYVIVARVGAF encoded by the coding sequence ATGTATCAAACACAATTACAAAGCGTCTTGCAAGGTACTACTTATAAGGATTGGGCGTTCGGGCTTATGCCCCATCCCTCAGTGCAATCTAAGTTCAAACGTTGTTTAGATATTTTAGGCAGCTTAGTGGGATTGGGAATTTTAGCGATCGCATTCTTACCAATTGCGATCGCGATCAAGCTCGATAGTCCAGGCCCAATTTTCTTTTCTCAAGAGCGCTATGGTTTTCGGGGTCGTCCCTTCCAAATTTGGAAGTTTCGCTCGATGGTGAACGACGCGGAGAGACTGAAAACCTTAGTAGATAACGAAGCAGACGGATTGATCTTTAAAAATAAAAACGATTTTCGGGTAACTAAAGTGGGGCGTTTATTGCGTAGTACTAGCTTAGATGAACTACCCCAATTCTGGAACGTCCTCATGGGTGACATGAGTTTAGTCGGAACACGTCCACCCACTGCTGATGAAGTAGCCAAATATAGCGATCGCCACTGGCAAAGATTAAACGTCAAGCCTGGCTTAACCGGCGAATGGCAAGTTAACGGACGTTCTCATGTCAAAGACTTTGAACAGATAGTAGATTTAGATTTGCAATATCAAAATAATTGGCATCCTCTATACGACTTGCTACTGATTGGTAAAACAATTTACGTTATCGTCGCTAGAGTTGGAGCCTTCTAA
- a CDS encoding ABC transporter ATP-binding protein, whose amino-acid sequence MRTPAPVIASEQQATKQLSTLRRFLQYLRPFRKEVPIALSLVLIGAVTQAIGPFLLGWSVDNLIAKGNLPGLLLLLVLLGLNYSFGIWAIRGQIIRVGWIMQRLLAQLRQDIFTKIQSLPLSFFDRSEAGDLMSRLLNDVNTVNQAFGQTVAQMLGNTFSLVGIVIAMLSINLQLGLLSNLVVPLMIFTTSLFARWARTKFRVTRQTIGELSAKLEEDIGSVREAQAFNRVHLNIAEFDVLNAANRDANVEAVAITAAFLPSIDFLNTLATAGVLAYGGYLAVTGAATVGVVTSFLLYVQQFFRPIQILSQFYTQAQSAFAGLERIFLLLDEPSQLNDAPNATQMPPIQGEVTFEDVKFGYNPEQLVLKGVNLHADAGQMVALVGATGSGKTTIINLILRFYDVSDGAVKIDGVDVRSVTQASLRHQIGIVLQDNILFSGTVAENIAFGAPYATQAEIEAAAQMANVHEFITSLPQGYTTKLGERGAPLSQGQRQLISIARAVLINPRILILDEATSSIDTRTEALVQDAIARLLQGRTSFVIAHRLSTVTQANQVLVIQQGQIVERGTHAELVRQQGIYANLYALQLGAATAQ is encoded by the coding sequence ATGAGAACTCCAGCCCCAGTTATTGCCTCCGAACAACAAGCAACTAAGCAACTTTCAACCTTACGGCGTTTTTTACAATACTTGCGTCCCTTTCGCAAAGAAGTTCCCATTGCTTTGAGTTTAGTATTAATCGGTGCTGTCACCCAGGCGATCGGGCCGTTTTTACTAGGTTGGTCAGTAGATAACCTCATAGCCAAAGGCAATTTACCAGGATTGCTACTGTTATTAGTGTTATTAGGCCTAAATTATAGTTTTGGTATCTGGGCAATTCGGGGGCAAATTATCCGCGTCGGCTGGATTATGCAGCGATTACTGGCTCAGTTGAGGCAAGATATTTTTACCAAAATTCAAAGTTTGCCACTCAGCTTTTTTGACCGCAGTGAAGCCGGTGATTTAATGAGTCGTCTGCTAAACGATGTCAACACTGTTAATCAAGCCTTTGGGCAAACGGTGGCACAAATGCTAGGTAATACCTTCAGTTTGGTAGGTATTGTCATTGCTATGCTTTCAATTAACTTACAACTTGGGTTGTTAAGTAACTTAGTTGTCCCTCTGATGATTTTTACCACCAGCTTATTTGCGCGTTGGGCTAGGACTAAATTTCGCGTCACCAGACAAACAATTGGGGAACTTTCCGCCAAGTTAGAAGAAGATATTGGCAGTGTGCGAGAAGCCCAAGCCTTTAACCGGGTACATCTCAACATCGCAGAATTTGACGTTCTCAACGCCGCTAATCGTGATGCCAACGTTGAAGCCGTAGCAATTACGGCGGCATTTTTACCATCAATTGATTTTCTCAACACCTTAGCTACAGCAGGTGTCCTTGCCTATGGTGGTTATCTTGCCGTGACAGGAGCCGCAACTGTGGGTGTGGTAACATCATTTTTACTTTACGTCCAGCAATTCTTCCGCCCCATCCAAATCCTCAGTCAGTTTTACACCCAAGCTCAGTCAGCCTTTGCCGGATTAGAGCGTATTTTCCTCTTACTAGATGAACCATCCCAACTCAATGACGCACCCAACGCCACCCAAATGCCTCCTATTCAAGGTGAGGTGACATTTGAGGATGTTAAGTTTGGGTATAATCCAGAGCAACTAGTCCTCAAAGGAGTTAATTTACACGCTGATGCAGGACAGATGGTGGCATTAGTAGGGGCGACTGGTTCAGGCAAAACAACAATTATTAACCTCATATTGCGTTTTTATGATGTGTCTGACGGTGCGGTAAAAATTGATGGCGTTGATGTGCGTAGTGTGACTCAAGCCAGCCTCCGCCATCAGATTGGCATTGTCCTGCAAGATAATATTTTGTTTAGCGGTACTGTTGCCGAAAATATTGCTTTTGGCGCGCCTTATGCCACTCAAGCCGAAATTGAAGCGGCGGCACAAATGGCAAACGTCCATGAGTTTATCACTTCACTACCGCAAGGTTACACAACCAAATTAGGCGAACGGGGCGCACCTCTCAGCCAAGGACAAAGACAACTGATTAGTATTGCTCGTGCAGTATTAATTAATCCCCGCATCTTGATTCTTGACGAAGCAACCAGTAGTATAGATACCCGAACAGAAGCTCTAGTACAGGATGCGATCGCCCGTTTATTACAGGGTCGCACCAGTTTTGTCATTGCCCACCGCCTCAGCACCGTTACCCAAGCTAATCAAGTATTGGTTATTCAGCAAGGGCAAATCGTAGAACGAGGTACTCACGCAGAACTTGTCAGGCAGCAAGGTATTTACGCTAATCTGTATGCACTCCAACTGGGGGCAGCGACAGCACAATAA